A stretch of Paenibacillus mucilaginosus 3016 DNA encodes these proteins:
- a CDS encoding class I SAM-dependent methyltransferase — translation MKTKTQDHVKFILSEYAEQFITLAGQYDGTVHSCLELERVIDQYSAFITNEANQEVWEEIHRDESGDMNQLAADLRRHSARCVGIMEKYRALKLLGGNAEMTDYFQNIESCIEEEFGGFRLTAESKVLMIGSGAFPMTPLFIAKRTGAAVVGIDIDEEAIKLGRRVVDKLGSGLPITLAKVYVENLEYTKEATHIIFSSTVESKYDLLRQLHPITNEEVVVAMRYGDRLKSLFNYPMKAVDAHKWRLAEVLLRPDHVFDIALYTKAPSGGSYDEQL, via the coding sequence ATGAAGACGAAGACACAAGACCATGTCAAATTCATTTTATCTGAATATGCAGAGCAATTCATCACCTTAGCCGGGCAGTATGACGGTACCGTCCATTCCTGCTTGGAGCTGGAGAGGGTTATAGATCAATACTCCGCCTTTATTACAAATGAAGCTAACCAAGAAGTTTGGGAAGAGATCCATCGGGATGAATCCGGCGATATGAATCAACTCGCTGCGGACCTGCGGAGACACTCTGCAAGATGCGTGGGGATCATGGAGAAATATCGTGCTTTGAAGCTGCTTGGTGGAAACGCGGAAATGACGGATTATTTTCAAAATATAGAATCCTGCATTGAAGAAGAGTTCGGAGGATTCCGGCTGACTGCGGAGTCCAAAGTATTGATGATCGGCTCAGGCGCCTTTCCCATGACGCCATTGTTCATAGCTAAGCGTACAGGTGCGGCCGTGGTCGGTATCGATATTGACGAGGAAGCTATCAAGCTTGGACGGCGTGTTGTAGACAAACTGGGGAGCGGGCTGCCGATCACGCTGGCCAAAGTATATGTGGAAAACCTGGAATACACGAAGGAAGCGACCCATATCATTTTCAGCTCAACGGTTGAGAGTAAGTACGATCTGCTTAGGCAGCTGCATCCCATCACGAATGAAGAAGTGGTCGTGGCGATGAGATATGGAGACCGGCTGAAGTCTCTGTTCAACTACCCCATGAAAGCCGTGGATGCGCACAAATGGAGGCTGGCAGAAGTGCTGTTGCGTCCTGATCATGTGTTTGATATCGCCCTGTATACCAAAGCACCGTCAGGAGGTTCCTATGATGAGCAGCTTTAA
- a CDS encoding opine metallophore biosynthesis dehydrogenase yields MSSFNRVLILGTGPASVQLAVTLKNKWNCCIGIAGRESVRSEPFFTALDESGRRVRADIQNEKHQAMQGECIVDHVFQGYGTITGEWDTLILAVTTDAYVAVLKQIHGELLKRVRCMLLLSPTFGSNRLVRHYMNGIQSSAEIISFSTYSCATRWAGPRPSHQVITTAVKKKVFIGSTHGRSPAIESLCGLYEKLGTTLEVMDSPMEAESRNISLYVHPPLFMNEISLGAVFGEDVTQKYVYKMFPEGPITQYLIRDMLAAWKEMMSILEQLHFEGINLLKFMTDDNYPVRLESLSRHDIEHFTELETIHQEYLLYIRYTSLLIDPFSEPDQEGRYFDFSAVPIRSIFVDREGYWDIPRMPKEDYYRIKIIQGIARHLNVSCPTIDKFISAYEGKLEAVAQARKGELLSDAFVIQDFAEDVKMICHEMENQIELSGELT; encoded by the coding sequence ATGAGCAGCTTTAACCGTGTCTTGATTCTGGGAACGGGTCCTGCCTCCGTACAGCTTGCGGTTACGCTGAAAAACAAGTGGAACTGCTGCATAGGCATTGCGGGGCGGGAGTCGGTCCGTTCCGAACCGTTCTTCACGGCACTTGATGAAAGCGGCCGGCGTGTTCGTGCAGACATCCAAAATGAAAAGCATCAGGCGATGCAGGGCGAATGTATCGTGGATCATGTGTTTCAGGGATACGGGACCATTACGGGAGAATGGGATACCCTGATACTCGCGGTCACGACGGATGCTTATGTTGCCGTCCTGAAACAAATCCATGGTGAGCTGTTGAAGCGGGTCAGGTGCATGCTGCTGTTATCTCCGACCTTCGGTTCAAACCGTCTGGTGCGCCATTATATGAACGGCATTCAATCCTCCGCCGAGATCATCAGCTTCTCTACCTACTCATGCGCTACACGCTGGGCGGGGCCAAGACCTTCCCATCAGGTGATCACAACGGCCGTGAAGAAAAAGGTATTTATCGGCTCTACGCACGGCCGTTCTCCAGCGATCGAAAGCCTATGCGGGCTCTATGAAAAGCTGGGCACAACGCTGGAGGTGATGGATTCGCCAATGGAGGCGGAGTCCAGGAATATCTCGTTATATGTCCACCCTCCGCTGTTTATGAATGAGATCTCGCTTGGGGCTGTATTCGGAGAAGACGTCACCCAAAAGTATGTGTATAAAATGTTTCCGGAGGGTCCCATCACGCAATATTTAATTCGCGACATGCTTGCGGCGTGGAAAGAAATGATGAGTATACTTGAACAATTGCATTTCGAGGGCATCAATTTACTCAAGTTCATGACGGACGATAATTATCCGGTGAGATTGGAAAGCTTGTCGCGTCATGATATCGAGCATTTCACGGAGCTCGAGACGATTCATCAAGAATATTTGCTGTATATCCGGTACACCTCGTTGTTGATCGACCCTTTCTCGGAGCCGGATCAGGAGGGAAGATATTTTGATTTTTCCGCTGTTCCGATCCGGTCCATATTCGTGGACAGGGAAGGGTACTGGGATATTCCGCGAATGCCCAAGGAGGATTATTACCGGATCAAGATCATCCAAGGAATCGCAAGGCATTTGAACGTGAGCTGCCCGACCATCGACAAGTTCATCTCAGCGTACGAGGGGAAATTGGAGGCAGTGGCTCAAGCCCGCAAGGGCGAGTTGTTGTCCGATGCCTTTGTCATACAAGACTTTGCCGAAGATGTGAAGATGATATGCCATGAAATGGAGAACCAGATTGAGCTGTCGGGGGAACTTACATGA